From the genome of Biomphalaria glabrata chromosome 17, xgBioGlab47.1, whole genome shotgun sequence, one region includes:
- the LOC106078811 gene encoding 60S ribosomal export protein NMD3-like, translated as MEYLNDGGFRETHYSLIACCRCGLQIEPNPTNMCVDCLRSDVDITEDIPKTSALSFCRSCERYLQPPNQWIKAELESRELLAVCLKKLKGLSKVKLVDAGFVWTEPHSMRVKVKLTVQKEVMNGALLQQVFIVEYVVQSHMCDDCHRVEAKDFWRAVVQVRQKIDHKKTFFYLEQLILKHKAHRNTVNIKPMADGLDFFFTKQDDAKKLVDFLSAFVPSRHITGKELVSHDIRNNKFTYKYTFSVEIVPICKDNIICLPQKTAQQMGSINPLCIVLRVTQNIHVIDPNTLQVAELSSANYWRDPFTALVSVKQLTEFMVMEIDLVPDKERPFRPRVSNKHALADVYVARTSDLGVNEIQFHCRTHLGHILKVGDTVLGFDFTNANLNHQHFEKMKSDKVPDVMLIKKVFDNARRMRRRKWKLHRFEGADELDTESVTRDYNDFLNDLEEDQGLRENINIYKDASKITVELEDTDDEGIPQISLQEMLEDLHITEDATGGEGAAMME; from the exons atggaGTACTTAAATGATGGAGGATTTCGTGAAACTCATTATTCACTTAT AGCATGTTGCCGATGTGGTCTTCAAATAGAACCAAATCCTACAAATATGTGCGTGGATTGCCTTCGTTCAGATGTAGACATCACAGAAGACATTCCCAAGACATCAGCCTTGTCTTTTTGTCGTAGTTGTGAAag ATATCTTCAGCCACCAAACCAGTGGATCAAAGCTGAGCTTGAGTCAAGGGAGCTTCTGgctgtttgtttaaaaaaacttaaaggTCTCTCAAAG GTAAAACTTGTGGATGCAGGATTTGTTTGGACAGAGCCCCATTCAATGAGAGTCAAAGTGAAGCTGACTGTACAGAAAGAG GTCATGAACGGTGCGTTGCTTCAACAAGTATTCATTGTGGAGTATGTGGTTCAATCTCACATGTGTGATGACTGCCACAGAGTTGAGGCCAAAGATTTTTGGAGAGCAGTAGTTCAAGTCAGACAGAAG ATTGATCACAAGAAGACATTTTTCTACTTGGAGCAATTGATTTTAAAGCATAAGGCTCACAGAAATACAGTGAACATCAAGCCAATGGCTG ATGGATTGGATTTTTTCTTCACAAAGCAAGATGATGCTAAGAAACTAGTCGACTTTTTGTCAGCATTTGTGCCCAGCag GCACATCACTGGCAAAGAGTTGGTATCTCATGACATCAGGAACAACAAGTTCACTTATAAGTATACATTCTCCGTGGAGATTGTTCCCATCTGTAAG GACAACATCATTTGCCTGCCTCAGAAGACTGCACAGCAGATGGGCAGCATTAATCCTTTGTGTATTGTCCTTAGAGTGACTCAGAACATCCATGTGATAGACCCCAATACATTGCAAG TGGCAGAGCTGAGCTCGGCTAATTACTGGAGAGATCCGTTCACAGCTTTGGTGTCCGTCAAACAGCTGACAGAATTTATGGTGATGGAAATAGATTTAGTGCCAGATAAGGAAAGACCTTTTAGGCCCAGGGTGTCCAATAAG CATGCTTTAGCTGATGTGTATGTGGCTAGAACGAGTGACCTTGGTGTCAATGAGATACAGTTTCACTGTCGTACTCACTTGGGGCACATTCTCAAAGTGGGCGACACAGTGCTGGG ATTTGATTTCACGAATGCCAATTTGAACCATCAACACTTCGAAAAGATGAAAAGTGACAAAGTGCCTGATGTG ATGTTGATCAAGAAAGTCTTTGACAATGCCAGGAGAATGCGTCGCAGAAAATGGAAGCTGCACAGGTTTGAGGGAGCCGACGAGCTGGATACTGAGAGCGTGACCAG AGACTACAATGATTTCTTGAATGACTTGGAGGAAGACCAGGGACTCAGAGAGAACATCAATATCTATAAAG ATGCTTCCAAGATAACAGTGGAGTTAGAAGACACAGATGATGAAGGGATACCACAAATAAGCCTGCAGGAAATGCTAGAAGACTTACATATTACAGAGGATGCTACTGGTGGTGAGGGTGCAGCAATGATGGAGTAG
- the LOC106054697 gene encoding beta-1 adrenergic receptor-like, translating into MEMPELPNAATCKNVSVLDQALPVLSDSKAWLFAVSLSLSLLSAFTVSSNALVIAAVSHSYAQRNRLSEKKSYEKSNMKLLMASLAVGDAVIGGCFMPLGIGNIIYNGRWILSETSCRFFAMMDIVFSTSSIYHVMFMAVDRYLAICRPLFHRLLTIKSGLAMAGLSWGVPLMLMCLAFTLNLMSATHFSLCRVDACQIEIKPLYSIGGSVFTILLPFTVICVLYLLVLLEVKRFHKRKPNFLGKERHNSISQTAPSSQRSNKLMKSKDISKSNKINETIREGFLKEDLTSAEGCLIQTISKFSSGVNYEHDSSENAKSKIPQIVKKSGTSNSNKAFLTIGLLVFSFAVCWCPFAILLCLRKLGKGSDLSFSSGTVVVWLCYLNSAFNPVLFCCHRGMRMALKKLLKIGNEATKLRHQR; encoded by the coding sequence ATGGAAATGCCTGAATTACCGAACGCCGCGACGTGCAAAAACGTAAGTGTTCTGGACCAGGCTTTACCTGTTCTATCGGACAGCAAGGCGTGGCTATTCGCAGTGTCGCTTAGTCTGTCGCTCCTGTCTGCATTCACTGTGTCTTCAAACGCGCTTGTGATCGCAGCAGTCAGCCATTCCTACGCCCAGCGGAATCGCCTCAGCGAGAAGAAGAGTTACGAGAAGAGCAACATGAAGCTTCTCATGGCGTCGCTGGCAGTGGGCGACGCCGTCATTGGCGGATGCTTCATGCCGCTGGGCATCGGGAATATAATCTACAACGGACGCTGGATTCTCTCGGAGACCTCTTGCAGATTCTTCGCCATGATGGACATCGTCTTCAGCACCTCCTCAATTTACCATGTCATGTTCATGGCAGTGGATCGATACCTGGCCATCTGCCGACCGTTGTTTCATCGGCTGCTGACTATTAAGTCAGGACTCGCTATGGCCGGTCTTAGCTGGGGAGTGCCCTTGATGCTGATGTGTTTGGCTTTCACTTTAAATTTGATGTCGGCAACCCATTTTTCGCTTTGTAGGGTCGACGCATGCCAAATTGAGATCAAACCGCTCTACTCTATCGGCGGATCAGTCTTCACCATTCTGCTACCCTTTACAGTTATTTGTGTTCTATATTTATTAGTGCTTTTAGAAGTAAAGCGTTTTCATAAAAGAAAACCCAACTTTCTCGGAAAAGAACGGCATAACTCCATAAGCCAGACAGCGCCCTCTTCACAACGTTCAAACAAACTAATGAAGTCCAAAGACATCtctaaaagtaacaaaataaatgaaacaatcaGAGAGGGTTTTCTTAAAGAAGATCTAACGTCTGCAGAGGGTTGCCTAATTCAAACAATTTCAAAATTCAGTTCTGGCGTTAACTACGAGCACGATTCGTCAGAAAATGCAAAATCTAAAATTCCTCAAATTGTTAAAAAATCTGGCACAAGCAATTCGAATAAAGCGTTTCTGACCATTGGCCTGCTTGTTTTCTCTTTCGCCGTCTGCTGGTGCCCATTTGCGATTTTATTATGCTTACGAAAGCTAGGAAAAGGTTCGGATCTTTCTTTCTCGTCAGGAACTGTCGTAGTGTGGCTGTGCTATTTGAACTCAGCCTTTAACCCTGTGCTGTTCTGTTGCCACAGAGGCATGAGGATGGCACTGAAGAAGTTGCTAAAGATTGGAAACGAGGCTACGAAACTTCGACACCAGagataa
- the LOC129923727 gene encoding octopamine receptor beta-2R-like, which produces MIDNATNCSYLTQANTFAPFLTSSRTLLVFLAVCMSVFAAVTLFLNAVVIVAVCKSTGRGRSSSARSKRAGNNTKVVKLLMTSMAVADSIVALVIMPIRISELVHNGMWVMPFDKCKYRGTFSVYMCTVSIYHVACMAIDRYLAICRPLSYHVMTVNAGYVMAGLSWAVPVFIYPLPVLSEMKYTS; this is translated from the exons atgatCGATAATGCTACAAACTGTAGTTACCTCACTCAAGCGAACACTTTCGCGCCATTTCTAACAAGTAGTCGGACACTTTTGGTGTTCCTGGCAGTTTGCATGAGCGTCTTTGCTGCTGTGACGCTTTTCCTGAACGCTGTAGTCATCGTAGCCGTCTGCAAATCCACGGGTCGAGGTCGCAGTTCGTCTGCTCGCAGCAAGCGGGCTGGCAACAACACGAAAGTGGTCAAACTCCTGATGACGTCAATGGCCGTGGCCGACTCTATCGTCGCTCTGGTCATCATGCCGATAAGGATCTCAGAGCTGGTCCACAACGGGATGTGGGTCATGCCATTCGACAAGTGCAAATATCGAGGGACATTCAGCGTCTACATGTGCACCGTGTCAATCTACCACGTGGCCTGCATGGCCATCGACAGATACCTGGCCATTTGCAGGCCACTCTCCTATCACGTGATGACGGTCAACGCGGGATACGTCATGGCTGGACTTAGCTGGGCAGTCCCTGTCTTCATATACCCTCTACCCGTACTCTCGGAGATG AAATATACTAGCTGA
- the LOC106078810 gene encoding octopamine receptor beta-3R-like, with protein MPLKITEMAHNGEWIFPKSMCKFRSLTSIYLCTVSVYHVMGMAIDRYLAICRPMSYRLLTIKTGCLMAGLFWTIPMVLYLIPIIAKWIIIVRSDTGCGHLRNNFCKAKMHDTYSVASAVLSFYIPFLMIFSLYSKVLLEVRKFHKGHHGTLSKSRSQKNVSLKSNSSENDSFNDNGQKENNPGSLRKCSGSSNISKKLSNIGKSSSREYRKPSSDLRLNYVGTSSFRKSGIRKKSTKALLTIGLIVITFTVTWLPFSVFKVVFGVSGHTPFPAWIYNLTIWMGYFNSTLNPILFCLHQGIRSSVKKLLFP; from the coding sequence ATGCCTCTGAAAATCACAGAAATGGCCCACAACGGTGAATGGATTTTCCCAAAGTCCATGTGCAAATTTCGGTCCTTGACCAGCATCTATCTCTGCACAGTGTCTGTCTACCATGTCATGGGAATGGCTATAGATCGCTACCTCGCCATCTGCAGACCAATGTCCTATCGCCTCCTTACTATCAAAACAGGTTGTCTCATGGCCGGTCTTTTCTGGACAATCCCCATGGTTCTTTATTTAATCCCAATCATAGCTAAATGGATTATAATCGTACGATCTGATACAGGATGTGGGCATCTGAGAAATAACTTCTGCAAGGCAAAGATGCATGATACGTACTCCGTAGCTAGCGCAGTGTTATCATTTTATATTCCGTTCCTAATGATTTTCAGCCTGTATTCGAAAGTTTTGCTCGAAGTTCGAAAATTCCACAAAGGACATCATGGGACCTTGTCTAAAAGTCGATCTCAGAAAAATGTCAGCCTCAAGTCAAATTCATCTGAAAATGATTCTTTTAACGACAACGGTCAAAAAGAGAATAATCCGGGAAGTCTGCGCAAGTGCTCCGGTTCATCTAACATTTCAAAGAAATTGTCGAACATTGGAAAAAGCAGCAGTAGGGAATATCGCAAACCCTCCAGTGATCTGAGACTTAATTACGTTGGTACTTCCTCGTTTAGAAAATCTGGCATAAGGAAAAAGAGCACGAAGGCGCTGTTAACCATTGGCCTGATTGTCATCACTTTCACTGTGACATGGCTGCCTTTTTCTGTGTTCAAAGTTGTTTTTGGCGTCAGCGGCCATACCCCTTTTCCTGCCTGGATTTACAACTTAACCATTTGGATGGGGTACTTTAACTCCACACTGAACCCGATTTTATTCTGCTTGCACCAGGGCATAAGGTCATCAgtgaaaaaattattatttccttGA